The following DNA comes from Elusimicrobiota bacterium.
CCGGGTGGTGCGCAGCTCGACGAACTTCGGATTCGCGATCGAGCGCACGGCTTCAAACAGGCCTCATTCACGGCTCGATGTGGATATCCGCGCCGGGGCCGCCGAGGGGGATGGATGCTCGACCATGAACCCAGCAATCCTGGACGGCGCCGTGCCCGCCGAGCAGGCGCGCGCGCTGCTGCGCCGCTCGCACTGGGAGACGACCAAGTTCTTCCTTGGCTCGCGCTCCGTCCTCCTGCGCTCGATGGTCCAGCAGCAGAAGGCCGACACCGCGGACAAGCCGCGCGCCGTGCGCGACCTCGAGGGCATGTGGATCGACTGGCGCACCAAGGCCTACTCGGGCGTCGTGCGCACCGCCGGCCCCCAGGTGGCCGACCGCGCGACCATCCGGCGCGAGGCGGTGAAGCTCTGGGAGCGCTACTTCCCCAAGGACCCCGAGTCGCGCGCGTCCTTCCTCGCCTATCTCGACCGCGTCGACAAGGTCGTGCCGCTCGAGCGCCCCAGCTACTACCGCAAGAAGGCCTTCGGCGTCTTCTACGAGCTGCCGACGATGGCCCCGGAGCTGCTCGCCGCGAAGATCGACGCGATGCTCACCGACGAGCAGCTCGCGAGGATCGACGAGCACCGCGCGACGCGCCAGCCGCTCGTCCTGGCGTCCTTCCGCGCGGCCGTCGTCGCCTCCATCCTCGAGGTCAACAAGGACCTCCCCCGCGGCCGCCGCGTGATCGCGATGGCGCTGCTCGGCTCCTACTCGATCGGCCAGTCCGGGCCCTCGAGCGACATCGACTATCAGCTCGTCACCGAGGACGGCGGCGTCGCCGCGATCAAGCCCTTCGCCGCGGCGCTCGACCGCAACTGGACGGAGAACCGCCTCAAGGACATCGAGGGCTTCGCCTCGACCTTGCCTCCCTCCCCCGAGGTCGTCAAGGACAGCTTCGCCGAGGGCTACCTCGTCATCTCTCCCGACCCCGCGGCGGTCGCCGCGCTGTCGAAGGACTCCTTCGCTCCCCCGGTGCCGACCTCCTGGTCGCGCCTGCGCGGCCGGGCCGCCGGCGCCTTCTGGAAGGCGTGGGTCTGGTCGTACTTCCGCCTCGCGGACCTGCGCGACCTGCTCGTCAAATGACCGCCGCCCGCCTCTGGCTGATGAAGTCCGAGCCGGACGTGTTCGGCATCGACGACCTGGCGAAGAAGAGGACCGAGGGCTGGAACGGCGTGCGCAACTACGAGGCGCGCAACTTCATGAAGAGCATGAAGGTCGGCGACAAGGTCCTGTTCTACCACTCCAACGCCAAGCCCTCCGGCGTCGCGGGCATCGCCGAGGTCAGCCGCACCGCCTACCCCGACCCCACCCAGTTCGATCCCAAGAGCGACTACTACGAGCCG
Coding sequences within:
- a CDS encoding EVE domain-containing protein, which gives rise to MTAARLWLMKSEPDVFGIDDLAKKRTEGWNGVRNYEARNFMKSMKVGDKVLFYHSNAKPSGVAGIAEVSRTAYPDPTQFDPKSDYYEPRATPKDPVWFQVDLRFVSKLPRLVPLDELRGTPELAGMALFKRSRLSVIPVTALEWRIITGLAKS